TCCGGGATACAGCTGCAAGCTGTAATCTCCAAGCCTCAAGCTCTTCAATAAGACAAGCTTGCGGCTTGCAGCCTGAGGCTTGCAGCTTTAAGAGAAGGGGGTGGGGTAAGCTACTCTTTCCGGAGGCGCAGCTGCACGGTGCGGCCCTGGCTGCGGAGGCGCACGAGGTAGGTGCCCGGCTGCAAGGTGCCCAGGTCCAGGGCGCCGTCGTGCACAGTGGTGGTAGCCACCGGGAAGCCAGCTGCATTGTGCACGGTGGCGGTGGTGCCGTTGGGCACGCCGGCCACGCGGAAGCGGCCGGGACCGGGGTTAGGGTAGGCCACAATGCTGGCCGCTGCGGGTGCTGGCTGGCTTAAGGCCAGCTGAGCGGCGCTGGCGGCCGAGAAGCTCATCCAGTTAAAGTTGAAACCGCCGCCCAGCACTGCCACGCGCAGCGTCTGGCTGCCGGCCGGCAGCGCAGCCGTGGCCGAAACAGTAGTCCAGCTCTGCCCGCCGCCCGTGGTAGGTACCGCCACGGTGCTGAGCACAGTAGCGCCCGATTGCAGCTGGAGCTGGGCCCCCGCCGCAAAGCCGGCCACCCGAAACTGCACGGTGTAGGTGCCGGCCGCGGCCACGTTCACACTGTAGTCCAGCCAGTCGCCGGCGTCGAGGTAGCCCACATTCTCGCCCCCGCCCGCGTCGGCGGTGGTTTCAGTGGCCACGCCGCGCATGGCGTCGTACCGCTCGGCTTCAATCTGGCCCGGAATGCTCTTGTTGAAGGGGTCGTTGATGACGTAGAACGTGCGGCTAAAGGAAGTCGTAGCGGCCCCCTGGTTGTCGAAGGCCCTAGCAAACACCTGGTAGGTGCCCGGCGCCACGTTCAGCCAGTCGTACTCGTAGGGGCTGTTGGTGTCGGCGCCCAGGATGCGGTAGTTCGTGGGGTCGCCCACGCAAAACTCCACCCGCGCCACGCTGCCGTCGGGGTCGGTGGCGGTGGCCGCCAGCCGAATGCGCTGCCCCGAGTACGTGGAGTTGGCCGCTGGCGCGGTCAGCTGAACGGTGGGCGGGGTGTTAGCGTCGCCGTAAAACTCCCGCTCCAGCGAGGTTGTCGTGGCCCCGTTGTCGTCGGTGGCCACGGCCTTGGCCACGTGCCGGCCGGGCGAAAAGCTGGTCCAGGTAGCCTCGTAGGGGCTGGTGTCGTCGGTGCCCACCAGCACGTTGTCCACGTAAAAATCCACCTTGCTCACGGCGCCGTCGGGGTCAGCGGCGTTGGCTGCGAGGCGCACCGGGCCGCTGTAGGTGGAGTTGGCCGCGGGCTGGGTGAGCTGCACGGTGGGCGGCGTGTTGCTGCCGCTCACCTCCAGCTCGTAGATGGAGTAGCCGTAGCCGGTGCCCCGCGCCGTGCCACGAATACGCACGTACTGCGCGCTGCCCGCCAGTCCCGAAATCAGGTTGATGCGGGCCGTGTTGCCCGTGACGGTCCGGACGGTAGTCCAGGTCTGGGCGTCGTTGGAGAACTGCACCTGGTAATCCTTGCCGTAGGCAGCTTCCCAGTTGATGCGCACCTTGGTAATAGGAGTGGGGGCGCCCAGGTCCACGTACAGCCACTGCGGGTCGGAGAAGGCACTCGACCAGCGGCTGGCGTAATTGCCGTCCACGGCGTTGCGGCCGGGGGTGCCCGCGTTTTCAACGGACGACACTTCTACCGGCTTGCCGGCGGCCAGGTTGGGGCCGATGGGGGCCGTCTGGCCCTGGGCAGCCAGGGCAACGCCGCAGGCCACCAGGAAAAATAGTGGTGTTTTCATAGCAGTGGAAAAGAGCAAAGATGAGGAGCAGCCGAGCCGCCAAGGACAGAGCTTTCGTGGGCTACTGCGTGGCGCTCCAAACCTGGCGAGTAGGCCGGTATAGTCCAAATAATCGGGTACGGTATAACTACGGTGGCGAAAAACTAGCCAAAAGAAATTGTGTACAACTATCTGATAATCAGAAATAAGTATGGCTTCTTGTCAGTCGGTGCCATCTTCCGTGCCTACGGTACGGGCACCCAACTCGGCGGCTGCTCACGCCCAGGCAAAGCGGGGGTGGTCGACCTTATAGGAAACAACAAAGAGGCAGCTGCAACACCCAGCGTCTGGGGTGCAACTGCCTCTTGTTTACGGGGCCGCATCCGTGCGGCAGCGTGTGCTTACTGCGGCTGGTTGAAGAGGTAGCGGGCAATTTTCCACTGCCGGTTTTCCTTGACGAACACCCATAGCTCCCGGTAGGAGTTGGTGGCGGTTTGCCCGTTGGCCTTAACTAGCACCGTGCCGCTGGAAGTGGAGGTGGCAAAGGCGTAGCGGGAGTTGACAACCACAATTTCGGCCGGGGTGAATTGCAGGTTCAGGGTAACTGCCCCGAACAGCCCGTCAAACGCGGCCCGAATCTGCGTTGGGCCGGTGGCCGTGGGCGAGCCGGGCGCCGCAAACACCCCATCCTGGGCAAAGAGCGACGTTATCTTGGCGGCGTCCGAAGCATTCAGGGCCGCGCCGTAGGTGTTTAGCAGCTGCTGAATAGCTTTCCGCTCGGCGGCGTGTCCGCTGTAGCCACCGGGGCCACGGTGGTCGGCCGATTCGGTTTGGTCGGCGCTGCGGGGAGCCGCCGGATCAGTGGTTTTCTCTTCGCAGCCGGCGGCAACCAGGAGCAGGGCGAGGGGAAGAAGTAGCTTTTTCATAGGAAAGAAAAAAGGAGTGAGGGAAAGACAAAGCACCCCACTGGGGAGCCTGACAAAGGTGCCCTCACCGCCTGTCCCCGTGCCTTAACCTATGTTAAGAACGACCAGCCACTACCCGGATAGCAGTAAAAAAAGCCTTCCGCGAGTGGAAGGCTTTTTAGGAAGTTGCTAGCCTGTCCGGCTTCAGCTAGCGTCCACCTGTCGAAGCAGGACGGGCTAGCGGCTTACAGCTCCCTCACTTTAGTAAAGTGACCAAACGGGCTGCTACCCGCGCCGGCTCAGCCGCCGCACCCGGCTCAGCGACTCCGGCTTGATGCCCAGATAGGAGGCAATCAGGTGCTGCGGGACCCGCTGCACCAGCGTGGGGTACTTGCGCAGGAAGTTGTCGTATTTCTGGGCGGCTGACTCGCGAAGCGCCGCGTTGACGCGCTCCTGCAAGGCAATGTAGCGGCTCTGAATCAGCAGGCGCATAAACCGCTCGAACACGGGCGCGGCGGCGTACACCTTTTCCATATCGGAGGCCGTGATGACCCACAACTCGGTGTCCTCCAGCGCATCAATGGTGAGCGTGCTGGGCCGGCCCGTCAAGAAGCTGTAGGGGTCGGAAATCCACCAGTCCTCCGGGGCAAACTGCATGGTGTGCTCTTCGCCCTTATCGTCGATGGAATAGCTGCGCAGGCACCCGCGCACCACAAACCCGAAGCGGGTGCACTCGTCGCCTTCCAGCAGGAAAAACTGCCGCTTGGGCACCGCCAGGGGCTTGACGAACTGGCGGAAGCAGGCAAAGTCGGCTTCGCTCAGCCTCACGCGGGCCGCAATGTTGGCCCGGAGCGACTCGTCGGACAAAAGGTGCATGGGTATGAGCTACGGGGAAGCGGCCACAAACGGCCGACCCAAAATAACCGCTTTGCAAGCAAACGGCCGGCTCCCCTTTGTCAGCTGCCCAAGCTACCTGCCTGTGCAGCGTGGCGGTAGTGGCAGAAATGCTGGCAGACTAGCGCCGGCGCTAGTCTGCCAGTTCTTCGACTGCTCACTGCTTCTGTACTTTCAGCGTGCGAAGTGGGGAGCCGGCCTGCTCTACGTGCAGCATGTACAAGCCCGCCGCCAGGTTGGGCAAGTCCAGCTTGCCGGCTTCGTTTTCGCGGGGCGTCAGCACTTGGTCGTGCACCAGCTGGCCTTGCAGGTTATACAGCTTCACGGTGGCGGGGCGCTGGTTCCGGCCGGGGAGCAGCACGCTCAGCTCGCGGCCAAACGGGCTGGGATACGCCACGAGCCGGGCGGCCGGGTCAGCGGCGCCGGGGGCAGTGGCCGTAACGGTGGACAGCACCTCCTGCACGGCCTTATCCGCCTGAAGCAGGCCGTAGCCGGTGGTGTAGTCAAAGCCTTGATCAAACACGCCGTCGGTAAACAAATCGTCCATGTCCAGGGCCGTGCGGGTCATGGCCGACTTCACCAGGTCCGGAGGCAGGGGCTTCTTGTAGGCTTCTATCATCAGGGCCGCGACGCCCGCCGCGTGCGGGGCCGCCGCCGACGTGCCGAAGAAGTTCGGGAATCCGTCACCCTCCAGGTCGAAGCCAAAGAAGCTGGTGTTGGCGCCGTCGGGGGCCGTTATTTCGGGCTTCTGACGGTAAACCGGACTGCTAAGCCGGTTGCCGTTCTTGTCGAAGAGAATCGGGGTCTTGGAGTAGGAAGTCTGATAGAAAAGAAACTGATGGTAGGCCGTATCAACCCCGAGAAACGGCGGCGTGAACTCGTACCACGCCGCTCCCACTGAAATGGCTCCGGGTGCCAGCACGTGCCCAAAAGCCGTGGAGGCGCCGATGCCCGGAATGGGCGAGGCCGCCGGGTTGACAAAATCAGCATCGCCAAACTGGATGTACTTCATCAGGCGGGGGGCGGGTCCGGCGGCTTGGGTGATGACCACGTAAAACACGTCGTTTTGCATGGTAGTGTCCGTCTTTTCGTAGAAGAGGCCTTCGATTGGGTCGCCGATGGCCAGGTTGTCGAGGGTGCTGGCCGCCACCACCTGCAAGGCATCATCCAGCAGATAGATATCCAGGTCGGTGCGGGCCTGTTTGGCGGTGTCGCCCGTGACGGAGAAGAATGGGTCGTCCCACTGGAACAGACCGATAAAGACGCCTTCCCTCCCAATCCTGACGGGCTGGTAGTAGCGCGGGGGCTGGCCCGGCGCGCTGAAATTGTGAGCCGTGCCGGTGCCGGGACCGAAGGGCTCGAAGGTTGACGGCTGGAAAGAATGCTCGTAGGCAGCATCCCCGTAGTTGCCGACGGCGGTGAAGAAGCTCACGCCCCGGCGCTTTACCTCGTCAATGGCCTGGGTGCTCACCCCGTCGGAGAAGAAGGGCTCGTCGGGGAAGCCCAGGTCATCGACGATAACCTGGCAGCCGGCGTCGGCGAGCTTCAGAACGGCCTGGGCGAAGGTGGCTTCCCCGCCCCCGAAGCCGGTATGAAACGCCAGCTCGGCATCGGGGGCTACGTCGTGGATGATTTCGAGCATGGCCCGGCCCTCGTCGCTGCCGCTGGAGTCCTGGGCGGCCAGCTCTTGCAGCACCTGCACCGGCGTGGTGCGGCCAGTGGGGTTGCCGGGGCCAGGCAAGTCGGCGGAGGCAATGCCCGCCGCGGCCCCGTTCAGCCGGTCGTAGCTGTCGGAGATGACGCCCACCTTCACGCCCCGCCCGGTTACGCCCGCCACCTGCCGGGCCAGGTCCGAGCGTTGGGCCTTGTCGCCCTGGCTGGTGGCAGCGCCTGCTTTCAGGCGGGGCTTGTAGGCGGCCCGCACGAAGCGCACCTTGGGGTTGGCGCCCAGCTTGTCCAGGTTGCGAATCGGCACCGCACCCGAAATCAGCTGTTTGGCTACCGCGGCGTTGGTCAGCCCTACTGTCGTCTTCAGCTCATTGGCCAAGGCCTGGGCATTGCCCGCAGCCACTATATTGACGACTACCAGGCCGTTGCGCACTTGCAGGAAGGAGTTGGCGGACTTACTGGCTCCGGGGGCGGGGCGGCGGTTGGCGGCCGCCGCCGCTGTCGGCTCACGCAGGGCCAGCAGCTCCTGGCTGAGCTTGCCGGGAGCTTTCGGCCGGAAGCCGGCGGGAACGGTGGCTTTGCGCAGGCCCGGATTAGGCGGCAGAGGGGCATCGGCTACCTGGGCACGTACCGGGCTGCCGAAGCAGGCCAGCACCAGCAGAACGCTCCAGGCAGTCCGCAGGCCCGTAGCGAAGAGGGGAAGAGTCTGATTCATACGAACTAGGAATAGAAGTTGAATGGGATGGAGTAAGTGGCAAGACTACCTCAGTGGCGCTGCTAACCCGTTGCGCATACCTAGGATGAACTGCGCGCAGGTGCTGGCAGCAGGGAACCGAGCATCTTGCCGGAACAGAGGAAGCGCCAAAGCATTTGGTTGGTGGCCCGCTCAGATTTTTTTGCGGCCTGCCTCAGGCCGTATAAAGACCGGCTCCGCGAACAGGCCCTAAAGCCCCCAGGCACGCCTGCGCCGGCTTTTCAGTGGGTGGTGGAATGATTACTTAACCTAGGTTAAGGCGGGGGCGCACAGGACTGGGCCACCTTTGGGCTGCTTCCTAACCAAGGAGCTTTGGTTTACCGCTCCACCTTTTTTCTCACCTCTACGACTATGAAAAAGCTTGCCCTTCCCCTAGCCCTGCTCCTGGGTGCCTTCGGCTGCGAAGAAAAGTCCGCCGAAACAGTAGCCCCTACCGCCCAAACTCAAGCTGCCGACCATCGTGTGCACGGCGGCGGACATGGCCACGGACACGGCCACGCGGTGCAGCGCAACCTGGCCACCTTCGATGAACTGGATTTTGAGGTGTTCAGCAACCAGCAGTGGGACCGATTAGGCGAAAGCCACGCCCAGAATATCGTGGTGCACTGGCCCGACGGCCACACCACCACCGGCATCCAGCGTCACATCGAAGACCTGAGGGCTTTGTTCGTTTTCGCGCCCGACACCAAAATCAAGGAGCATCCTATCAAGTTCGGCTCCGGTGAGTACACCGCCGTAACGGGCTTCATGACCGGTACCTTCACCCGGCCCATGCCCAATGGCGACGGTACCTTCACTCCGCCCACCGGCAAGTCCTTCCGCCTGCCCATGTGCACGATTGGCCGCTGGGAAAAAGGAGTGATGGTGGAGGAGTTTTTGTACTGGGACAACCAGACGTACTACAAGCAGCTCGGCCTGCGCTAGAAAATGTACACCAGGTATACCAGCCTGGGTTGATGTAAATCTCCTGCGCAGCCTCGCCGCTTTGCCACGCGCATCATGCGCCGTGGTGCGGCGAGGCTGCGCAGGAGATTTGAATTTTACAAAACGTAGGCAGCTGTTTCTAGTTAGTATGGGGTAACCCAACGCCGAAAGACGCGGCGGCTCAAACGGCATTCTGGCGGCTTCCCCGATTATTATGAAACACACCTCACTAACTGAATTCTATCAGGAACTAACAGCCTGTACCGGAACCGAGGTACAGGCGCTGTTGCCGCAGGGCATTCAGCAAGACGTCGGGCACTTTAATGTGTTTAACCTGACCGACCTCTGGCAGCCAATGCGGGAAAAGCCCGTGGAGCCGTATGCCTGCCGGGCCTACTATAAAATAAGCCTGCTGCACGGGCGCAGCCGCGCCGAATACCCGCATAAGGTGCTCGACATCGAGCAGAACACCCTGCTGTTTTCTACGCCCAAGGTGCCCTACTATTGGCTGCCCCAAGACCCAGGGCAGGCAGGCTGTTTCTGCGTGTTTACGGCTGATTTTCTACAGCCTACGAAAAGCGGCGTGGTGCTCGACGAGTTGCCGCTCTTCAAAACCGAAGTCCCGCCAGCCTTTCCGCTGTCGGTAGAAGAGTGCACTGCCGTGGCGGCTATCTTCCATAAAATGCAGGAGGAAATAGCGTCCGACTACGCCTACAAGTATGATCTGCTGCGCAACTACGTGCTGGAACTGCTGCATTTTGGGCAGAAGCGGCAGCCAGCTACGGCCCTGCACCCGGCCCACAGCGCGGCGGCCCGGCTAACGTCGCTGTTTATTGAGCTGTTGGAGCGGCAGTTTCCGCTGGAAAGCCCCCAGCAGCGCCTGTGTCTGCGCACGGCCACCGACTACGCCGACCAGCTGGCCGTGCACGTCAACCACCTGAACAAGGTGCTCAAAGAAACCACCGGCCGCACCACCACCGACCTGATTGCCAGCCGCATTGTGCAGGAGGCGCAGGTGCTGCTCAAGCAAACCCACTGGACCATTCTGGAAATAGCAGACAGCCTCGGGTTTGCGGACGTGGCCCATTTTTCCAATTTCTTCAAGCGCCAGACAGCCGTAACGCCCGGCGTTTTCAGAAGCTAGCAGAACAAAGTGATTTGAATTCTACAAAAAATGGATTGGCGGGCACAAAAGCCCGGCTGGTTGCTGAGCTGACCTTTGCTGCGTTACCATCACACAACAATCAACCGTCAATCAGATGACAACCACCAAAATAGCCTTGGTTACCGGCGGCAGCCGCGGCCTGGGCCGCAACATGGCCCTGAGCCTGGCCCAGAAAGGCATCGACGTTCTGCTGACCTACCACAGCCAGGAGGCTGCCGCCGCCGCTACCGTGGCCGAAATAGAGGCCTTCGGGCGAAAGGCCGCCGCCCTGCCCCTGGACGCCGCCGCAATAAGCAACTTCGACGCATTCTACGCGCAGGTAGCTACCACCTTGCAGACTACGTTCGGCGCCACGGGCTTAGATTTTCTGATCAACAATGCCGGCACAAGCCTCGGTGCGCCCATTGCCGATATCACCGAGGCGCAGTTTGATGAGATGCTGAACATCCATTTCAAAGGCGTTTACTTTCTGACCCAAAAAGCTTTGCCCTTGCTGCACGACGGGGGGCGCGTTATCACTATTTCGTCGGCCACTACGCGGCACTCTTACCCCGGCTACTCGGCCTACGCCAGCATGAAGGGCGCCATTGAAGTTTTCACCCGCTACCTAGCCCTGGAACTGGGCGAGCGTGGCATTGCTGCCAACGTGGTAGCGCCCGGCGCCATCTTCGGCGGGGGCGCTATGCTGGACACTCCGGAGATGCGCGCCTACATAGCCCAGGCAACCGCCCTGCGCCGCGTTGGCGTGCCCGACGACGTGGGCGGCGTGGTTGCGTTTTTGTGCACCGAGGAAGCCCAGTGGATCAATGGCCAGCGGATTGAGCTAACCGGCGGCATGAGCCTGTAGCACGCGCGGCCCTAGCTTGATGCCGATGGTAGGGGAGGGCACCGCATTCCTAGTAGGCAAAAACACCGAGCGGCTTTCTCTGTCCGCAGTGATTTGTTAACCTACGTCAATGCCGAAAGCCAAGCTAAGCAGGTAGGTTTAGGGTAAGTTAGTTTTTGAACCCCTACTGCTGCCTATGGCCACCATGCAAGCCGTTGTCCTGGACCAGCCGGGTCCGCCCGAAGTGTTGCAGTACCGCCAGGTGCCCCGCCCGGAGCCTACCCCGGAGCAGGTCCTAATTCGGGTGCGCGCGTTTGGGCTGAACCGTTCCGAGCTGTTCACCCGCCAGGGCCATTCGCCCGGCGTTGCCTTCCCGCGCATTTTGGGCATTGAAGCCGTGGGCACCGTGGAGACGGCGCCGGGTGGGCAGTTTCAGCCGGGCCAAACGGTAGTCACGGTCATGGGCGGCATGGGCCGTGCCTTCGATGGCAGCTACGCCGAGTACACCTGCGTGCCGGCGGCGCAGGTGGTGCCGCTCACTACCACCCTCGACTGGGCCCAGCTGGGCGCCTTGCCGGAGCTGCTGCAAACGGCCTGGGGCTGCCTAACGAGTGCCTTGGAGGTGCAAGCGGGCCACACACTGCTCATCCGGGGCGGCACCACATCGGTGGGGCTGATGGCGGCCCAACTGGCCAAGCACTTGGGGCTCACTGTGCTGGCTACCACACGCAACCCCGCCAAAGCCGCCCGACTCCGCCAAGCCGGGGCCGACCATGTTGTTCTGGACACAGGCACCCTAGCGCCGGAAGTGCGTCGCCTCTGCCCCCAGGGCGTCGACCGGGTACTAGAGTTAGTAGGCACCACCTTGCTCGACTCCCTGCAAACCGCCGCCCGGCGGGGCATTGTGTGCATGGCTGGCATGGTGGGCAACGCCTGGACCCTGCCGGAGTTTGAGCCCATGGTGGCAATTCCCTCCACGGTCCGGCTCACCTCGTACTCCGGCACGGCCGACGACTTGCTGGCTACCCCGCTGGCGTGGTTTGCCGAGGAAGTGGCGGCCGGCCGGCAGTCGGCCCTGCTCCACCGCACGTTCGGCTTTGATGAACTGGTGGCAGCCCACCGCTACATGGAAGCCAACGAGGCTACGGGCAAACTAGTCGTGGTAATGCAATAGGGGCGCCCTAGCTGGCGTCTCGTCGTCTGCCCACCGCTAGAGTTGCAGAATAAACTCGGTCAGGTTGGTGCTGGTGCTCAGGCCCATCTTCTTGCGCACCCGGTAGCGCAGGTCTTCGATGCCGCGCACGGAAAGGCCCAGCAGCGAGGCTATTTCCTTGGTGTTGAGGTTCATGCGCAGGTAGGCGCAGAGCTTCAGGTCCCGGCTGGTGAGCTGGGGGTAGGTTTCCTTGAGCCGCTGCATAAAGTTTTCGTGCAGCTGGTTGAACAGCTCCTCGAAGTG
This region of Hymenobacter sp. YIM 151500-1 genomic DNA includes:
- a CDS encoding Crp/Fnr family transcriptional regulator, which produces MHLLSDESLRANIAARVRLSEADFACFRQFVKPLAVPKRQFFLLEGDECTRFGFVVRGCLRSYSIDDKGEEHTMQFAPEDWWISDPYSFLTGRPSTLTIDALEDTELWVITASDMEKVYAAAPVFERFMRLLIQSRYIALQERVNAALRESAAQKYDNFLRKYPTLVQRVPQHLIASYLGIKPESLSRVRRLSRRG
- a CDS encoding ester cyclase, producing MKKLALPLALLLGAFGCEEKSAETVAPTAQTQAADHRVHGGGHGHGHGHAVQRNLATFDELDFEVFSNQQWDRLGESHAQNIVVHWPDGHTTTGIQRHIEDLRALFVFAPDTKIKEHPIKFGSGEYTAVTGFMTGTFTRPMPNGDGTFTPPTGKSFRLPMCTIGRWEKGVMVEEFLYWDNQTYYKQLGLR
- a CDS encoding S8 family serine peptidase, with amino-acid sequence MNQTLPLFATGLRTAWSVLLVLACFGSPVRAQVADAPLPPNPGLRKATVPAGFRPKAPGKLSQELLALREPTAAAAANRRPAPGASKSANSFLQVRNGLVVVNIVAAGNAQALANELKTTVGLTNAAVAKQLISGAVPIRNLDKLGANPKVRFVRAAYKPRLKAGAATSQGDKAQRSDLARQVAGVTGRGVKVGVISDSYDRLNGAAAGIASADLPGPGNPTGRTTPVQVLQELAAQDSSGSDEGRAMLEIIHDVAPDAELAFHTGFGGGEATFAQAVLKLADAGCQVIVDDLGFPDEPFFSDGVSTQAIDEVKRRGVSFFTAVGNYGDAAYEHSFQPSTFEPFGPGTGTAHNFSAPGQPPRYYQPVRIGREGVFIGLFQWDDPFFSVTGDTAKQARTDLDIYLLDDALQVVAASTLDNLAIGDPIEGLFYEKTDTTMQNDVFYVVITQAAGPAPRLMKYIQFGDADFVNPAASPIPGIGASTAFGHVLAPGAISVGAAWYEFTPPFLGVDTAYHQFLFYQTSYSKTPILFDKNGNRLSSPVYRQKPEITAPDGANTSFFGFDLEGDGFPNFFGTSAAAPHAAGVAALMIEAYKKPLPPDLVKSAMTRTALDMDDLFTDGVFDQGFDYTTGYGLLQADKAVQEVLSTVTATAPGAADPAARLVAYPSPFGRELSVLLPGRNQRPATVKLYNLQGQLVHDQVLTPRENEAGKLDLPNLAAGLYMLHVEQAGSPLRTLKVQKQ
- a CDS encoding YybH family protein, which translates into the protein MKKLLLPLALLLVAAGCEEKTTDPAAPRSADQTESADHRGPGGYSGHAAERKAIQQLLNTYGAALNASDAAKITSLFAQDGVFAAPGSPTATGPTQIRAAFDGLFGAVTLNLQFTPAEIVVVNSRYAFATSTSSGTVLVKANGQTATNSYRELWVFVKENRQWKIARYLFNQPQ
- a CDS encoding Ig-like domain-containing protein; the encoded protein is MKTPLFFLVACGVALAAQGQTAPIGPNLAAGKPVEVSSVENAGTPGRNAVDGNYASRWSSAFSDPQWLYVDLGAPTPITKVRINWEAAYGKDYQVQFSNDAQTWTTVRTVTGNTARINLISGLAGSAQYVRIRGTARGTGYGYSIYELEVSGSNTPPTVQLTQPAANSTYSGPVRLAANAADPDGAVSKVDFYVDNVLVGTDDTSPYEATWTSFSPGRHVAKAVATDDNGATTTSLEREFYGDANTPPTVQLTAPAANSTYSGQRIRLAATATDPDGSVARVEFCVGDPTNYRILGADTNSPYEYDWLNVAPGTYQVFARAFDNQGAATTSFSRTFYVINDPFNKSIPGQIEAERYDAMRGVATETTADAGGGENVGYLDAGDWLDYSVNVAAAGTYTVQFRVAGFAAGAQLQLQSGATVLSTVAVPTTGGGQSWTTVSATAALPAGSQTLRVAVLGGGFNFNWMSFSAASAAQLALSQPAPAAASIVAYPNPGPGRFRVAGVPNGTTATVHNAAGFPVATTTVHDGALDLGTLQPGTYLVRLRSQGRTVQLRLRKE
- a CDS encoding helix-turn-helix domain-containing protein; this translates as MKHTSLTEFYQELTACTGTEVQALLPQGIQQDVGHFNVFNLTDLWQPMREKPVEPYACRAYYKISLLHGRSRAEYPHKVLDIEQNTLLFSTPKVPYYWLPQDPGQAGCFCVFTADFLQPTKSGVVLDELPLFKTEVPPAFPLSVEECTAVAAIFHKMQEEIASDYAYKYDLLRNYVLELLHFGQKRQPATALHPAHSAAARLTSLFIELLERQFPLESPQQRLCLRTATDYADQLAVHVNHLNKVLKETTGRTTTDLIASRIVQEAQVLLKQTHWTILEIADSLGFADVAHFSNFFKRQTAVTPGVFRS
- a CDS encoding SDR family NAD(P)-dependent oxidoreductase, whose protein sequence is MTTTKIALVTGGSRGLGRNMALSLAQKGIDVLLTYHSQEAAAAATVAEIEAFGRKAAALPLDAAAISNFDAFYAQVATTLQTTFGATGLDFLINNAGTSLGAPIADITEAQFDEMLNIHFKGVYFLTQKALPLLHDGGRVITISSATTRHSYPGYSAYASMKGAIEVFTRYLALELGERGIAANVVAPGAIFGGGAMLDTPEMRAYIAQATALRRVGVPDDVGGVVAFLCTEEAQWINGQRIELTGGMSL
- a CDS encoding zinc-binding alcohol dehydrogenase family protein, which encodes MATMQAVVLDQPGPPEVLQYRQVPRPEPTPEQVLIRVRAFGLNRSELFTRQGHSPGVAFPRILGIEAVGTVETAPGGQFQPGQTVVTVMGGMGRAFDGSYAEYTCVPAAQVVPLTTTLDWAQLGALPELLQTAWGCLTSALEVQAGHTLLIRGGTTSVGLMAAQLAKHLGLTVLATTRNPAKAARLRQAGADHVVLDTGTLAPEVRRLCPQGVDRVLELVGTTLLDSLQTAARRGIVCMAGMVGNAWTLPEFEPMVAIPSTVRLTSYSGTADDLLATPLAWFAEEVAAGRQSALLHRTFGFDELVAAHRYMEANEATGKLVVVMQ